The following are encoded together in the Pseudoalteromonas shioyasakiensis genome:
- a CDS encoding ABC1 kinase family protein has protein sequence MSNKQKPVPTSRFSRAARLGSLAGKVAGNMLFEGTKAWATGKQTSRQELLLQPKNIQRFAEQLANLRGAAMKLGQLLSMDSGELLTPELSAILARLRSEATPMPQKQLVKVMREHWGDAWLEQLSHFELRPFAAASIGQVHIAYRESGEKLAVKVQYPGIAKGIASDVDNLAYLLRLSGLLPKEVEIQPLIDEAKQQLINEADYELEANYLKRYSECLKGDDNYLTPNVVDSLSSSQVLVMSFVEGQELDELVNTHQALRNKAVEQLLSLFLRELFSFKLVQTDPNFANYQYQIDNQRLVLLDFGATRELPQHISDGYLQLLSGAINNDRADVATAAQQIGYFQQGLAQEYIDNVVDIFLLACEPLRHQGEYDFANSDLPKRIKELGLKMSTASEHWHAPPVDALFVHRKLAGLFLIAAKLGAKVNVNSIFKEFEVQSDK, from the coding sequence ATGAGTAATAAACAAAAACCTGTTCCAACATCACGGTTTTCGAGGGCGGCTCGGCTTGGCTCTTTAGCTGGTAAAGTCGCGGGTAATATGCTGTTTGAAGGAACAAAAGCATGGGCAACAGGCAAGCAAACATCACGACAAGAGTTATTGTTACAGCCAAAAAATATTCAGCGCTTTGCTGAGCAGCTTGCAAATCTGCGTGGCGCAGCAATGAAATTGGGGCAGCTTTTATCCATGGATAGTGGTGAATTACTCACTCCAGAGCTATCTGCAATTTTAGCAAGGCTGCGTTCAGAAGCGACACCTATGCCGCAAAAGCAGCTAGTTAAAGTAATGCGAGAGCATTGGGGTGATGCGTGGTTAGAGCAATTATCGCATTTTGAACTTAGACCATTTGCTGCGGCATCAATAGGGCAAGTGCATATTGCTTACCGCGAATCGGGCGAAAAGTTAGCAGTTAAAGTGCAATACCCAGGTATTGCAAAAGGCATTGCCAGTGATGTTGATAATCTCGCTTATCTACTAAGGCTCAGTGGTTTGCTACCCAAAGAGGTAGAAATACAGCCTCTTATCGATGAAGCAAAACAGCAGCTTATAAACGAAGCTGACTACGAATTAGAAGCTAATTATTTAAAACGCTACAGCGAGTGTTTAAAGGGGGATGACAATTACCTGACTCCCAATGTGGTAGATTCGCTTAGTTCTTCTCAAGTTTTAGTAATGAGTTTTGTTGAAGGACAAGAGCTAGATGAACTAGTAAACACACATCAAGCGCTACGTAATAAAGCGGTTGAACAGTTACTCAGCCTATTTTTACGTGAATTATTTAGCTTTAAACTAGTTCAAACAGATCCAAACTTTGCCAATTATCAATATCAAATCGACAATCAACGCTTAGTACTTTTAGACTTTGGCGCCACCCGCGAACTACCTCAGCATATTAGTGATGGCTACTTACAGTTATTATCTGGTGCGATTAATAATGATAGGGCAGATGTTGCAACAGCTGCACAGCAAATTGGCTATTTTCAACAAGGGCTTGCTCAAGAATATATAGATAATGTCGTCGATATATTTCTACTCGCCTGCGAGCCACTGCGCCACCAAGGTGAGTATGACTTTGCGAATAGCGACTTACCAAAACGCATTAAAGAACTCGGCCTAAAAATGAGCACAGCCTCAGAGCATTGGCACGCACCACCCGTAGATGCCCTGTTCGTACACAGAAAACTAGCAGGCCTGTTTTTAATCGCTGCAAAGCTAGGCGCAAAAGTGAATGTGAACAGTATTTTTAAGGAGTTTGAAGTACAGAGTGATAAATAA
- the serS gene encoding serine--tRNA ligase: MLDSKYLRQDIEQAAARLASRGYELDTAAVTALEEKRKTLQVKTQELQSERNASSKAIGQAKAKGEHEKAQQLLDSVSNLGDQLDSVKAEQDAVLEELKQIALAIPNLPDESVPVGEDEDQNVEISTWGTPKSYDFEVKDHVDVGQDVNGLDFEMGVKISGARFTVMRGQVARMHRALTQFMLDTHTDKNGYTEMYVPYLVNSASLYGTSQLPKFAGDLFHTLGLVDDDGQQQPGFSLIPTAEVPLTNSARDEIYDESDLPIRLTAHTPCFRSEAGSYGRDTRGLIRQHQFDKVELVQLVKPEDSMQALEELTGHAEQILQALELPYRKVILCTGDMGFGAAKTYDLEVWLPAQNTYREISSCSNMVDFQARRMQARFRRQGEKKPELLHTLNGSGLAVGRTLVAILENYQQADGSIVVPEVLRPYMGGLEVIK; the protein is encoded by the coding sequence ATGTTAGATTCTAAATATTTACGTCAAGATATCGAACAAGCGGCTGCACGTTTAGCATCACGCGGTTACGAACTTGATACTGCAGCGGTAACTGCACTTGAAGAAAAACGCAAAACATTACAAGTAAAAACGCAAGAACTTCAAAGCGAGCGTAATGCAAGTTCCAAAGCTATCGGCCAAGCAAAAGCGAAAGGCGAGCACGAAAAAGCACAGCAGCTGCTTGATTCAGTAAGTAATCTTGGCGATCAACTAGACAGCGTTAAAGCAGAGCAAGACGCAGTACTTGAAGAGCTTAAGCAAATTGCACTTGCTATTCCAAACCTACCTGATGAATCAGTACCTGTAGGTGAAGACGAAGATCAAAACGTTGAAATTTCAACCTGGGGTACGCCTAAGTCATACGACTTTGAAGTAAAAGATCACGTTGATGTTGGTCAAGACGTAAACGGCCTAGACTTTGAAATGGGCGTTAAAATCAGTGGTGCGCGCTTTACTGTTATGCGCGGTCAAGTTGCACGTATGCACCGTGCTCTTACACAGTTCATGCTTGATACGCACACAGACAAAAACGGCTACACAGAAATGTATGTGCCTTACTTAGTTAATAGCGCAAGCTTATACGGCACAAGCCAATTACCTAAGTTTGCTGGTGACTTATTCCACACATTAGGTTTAGTGGATGATGACGGTCAGCAACAACCTGGTTTTAGCTTAATTCCTACTGCTGAAGTACCACTTACAAACAGTGCTCGTGACGAAATTTACGACGAAAGCGACTTACCAATTCGTTTAACAGCGCATACGCCTTGTTTCCGTAGTGAAGCGGGTAGCTATGGCCGTGATACACGTGGTCTTATTCGTCAGCACCAATTCGACAAAGTTGAATTAGTACAACTAGTAAAACCAGAAGATTCAATGCAAGCGCTAGAAGAGCTAACAGGTCATGCTGAGCAAATCTTACAAGCATTAGAGCTTCCTTACCGTAAAGTGATTTTATGTACGGGTGATATGGGCTTTGGCGCAGCTAAAACTTACGATTTAGAAGTATGGTTACCTGCTCAAAACACCTATCGTGAAATCTCATCATGTTCAAACATGGTTGATTTCCAAGCGCGTCGTATGCAAGCGCGTTTCCGTCGTCAAGGCGAGAAAAAGCCAGAGCTACTTCATACACTAAATGGTTCAGGTTTAGCAGTTGGTCGTACACTGGTAGCAATTTTAGAGAACTACCAACAAGCAGACGGCTCAATTGTTGTACCAGAAGTATTACGCCCTTACATGGGTGGCTTAGAAGTTATTAAATAA
- the crcB gene encoding fluoride efflux transporter CrcB produces MNSLKLYMMIAMGGASGACLRYFLSETMLKLLGRGFPFGTLTVNILGSLLMGILYGLIEKEIIAVSPAKTLIGIGFLGALTTFSTFSMDSLLLLQQGHFFKMALNITLNVVVCIFMAWLGLQLVMQKG; encoded by the coding sequence ATGAATAGTTTGAAACTTTACATGATGATTGCAATGGGTGGCGCTTCAGGGGCATGTTTACGCTATTTTCTTAGCGAAACCATGCTAAAACTGCTCGGTAGGGGATTCCCTTTTGGCACATTGACAGTTAATATTCTTGGTTCATTGTTAATGGGCATTTTATACGGCTTGATTGAAAAAGAAATAATCGCTGTTAGCCCCGCTAAAACCTTAATTGGTATTGGCTTTTTAGGTGCATTGACCACCTTTTCAACATTCTCAATGGATTCGTTGTTGCTCTTGCAACAAGGTCACTTTTTTAAAATGGCCCTCAATATCACCTTAAACGTGGTGGTGTGTATATTTATGGCTTGGCTGGGCCTTCAGCTGGTAATGCAAAAAGGTTAA
- a CDS encoding replication-associated recombination protein A, translated as MSNLGFNFGPDVRPLAARMRPETLNDYIGQQHLLSPDKPLYQAILAGRCHSLILWGPPGVGKTTLAQIIANHADASLIQMSAVTAGVKDIREAVSEAKANLAGRGQRTLLFVDEVHRFNKSQQDAFLPHIEDGTFIFVGATTENPSFALNNAILSRARVYVLKALEQADLFNVIERALRQDVELSQKHIEIAENAKQALCQASDGDARKVLNLLEQAVDLTTEQQGKYLVDQHVLSQVLPTHLAKYDKGGDEFYDLISAFHKSVRGSSPDGALYWYCRILAGGGDPLYVARRLLAIATEDIGNADPRAMEVALNAWDIFQRVGPSEGERAIAQATIYLASAPKSNAVYMAFNQAMQDAKNEPSHPVPEHLRNAPTSLMKDLGYGAEYRYAHNEEGAFAAGEKYFPEAINDRQYYFPTDRGLEQKIKQKLDYLTQRNEQSDIKRYE; from the coding sequence TTGAGTAATCTCGGATTTAATTTTGGCCCTGATGTGCGCCCACTTGCGGCGCGCATGCGACCCGAAACACTCAATGACTATATAGGTCAGCAGCACCTTTTAAGCCCCGATAAACCTCTTTACCAAGCGATTCTTGCAGGACGATGTCACAGCCTCATTTTGTGGGGGCCGCCAGGCGTTGGTAAAACCACGTTAGCGCAGATTATTGCAAACCATGCCGATGCCAGCCTTATTCAAATGTCGGCAGTCACAGCAGGTGTAAAAGATATTCGTGAGGCAGTAAGCGAAGCAAAAGCAAATCTTGCAGGGCGAGGGCAACGCACCTTATTGTTTGTTGACGAAGTACACCGTTTTAATAAATCTCAGCAAGATGCATTTTTGCCACATATTGAAGATGGTACGTTTATTTTTGTTGGCGCGACCACCGAAAACCCATCATTTGCACTTAATAACGCGATACTGTCTCGTGCCCGTGTATATGTATTAAAAGCACTTGAGCAAGCCGATTTATTTAATGTAATTGAGCGCGCCTTACGCCAAGACGTAGAGCTCAGCCAAAAACACATTGAAATTGCCGAAAACGCTAAACAAGCGCTTTGCCAAGCAAGTGACGGCGATGCACGTAAAGTACTTAACCTGTTAGAACAAGCGGTTGACTTAACCACTGAGCAGCAGGGCAAATACCTAGTTGATCAACATGTTTTAAGCCAAGTACTGCCAACTCATTTAGCCAAGTACGACAAAGGCGGTGATGAGTTCTACGACTTGATTTCAGCGTTTCATAAGTCAGTGCGAGGTAGTTCACCTGATGGCGCTTTATATTGGTACTGCCGTATTTTAGCAGGGGGCGGCGACCCACTTTATGTTGCAAGGCGCTTATTAGCGATTGCTACAGAAGATATTGGCAATGCCGACCCGCGAGCGATGGAAGTCGCACTCAATGCGTGGGATATTTTTCAACGTGTTGGCCCAAGTGAAGGTGAGCGTGCTATTGCACAAGCCACCATATACTTAGCCAGTGCCCCGAAAAGTAACGCTGTGTATATGGCATTTAATCAAGCTATGCAAGATGCTAAAAATGAGCCGAGTCATCCGGTGCCAGAGCATCTACGAAATGCACCAACTAGCTTAATGAAAGACTTAGGTTATGGCGCCGAATATCGGTATGCTCACAATGAAGAAGGTGCATTTGCTGCAGGTGAAAAGTATTTCCCTGAGGCTATTAATGATCGCCAGTATTACTTCCCAACCGACCGCGGGCTTGAACAAAAAATAAAACAAAAGCTGGACTATTTAACTCAGCGCAACGAGCAAAGTGATATTAAACGTTATGAATAG
- the lolA gene encoding outer membrane lipoprotein chaperone LolA produces MKKIKYLALIMGCLLSGQSFADDSEALQQQLAAIKSFKAEFSQQVTDSQGEAIMQGEGNIALQQPMMIRWQQQSPDDTLFVSNGDKTYYFDSFAEQVTIMNTHSLIDSTPFVLLTSKDPEQWAKYQVVATDAGFSVTPNKGVESQVEQLDISFNAKEQGLASLTVLDTSGQQSLFTFKEAKVNEALATQTFEFTIPEGVEVDDQSQGD; encoded by the coding sequence ATGAAAAAAATTAAATACCTAGCCCTAATTATGGGTTGTTTATTAAGCGGTCAAAGTTTTGCAGACGATAGCGAAGCGTTGCAACAACAACTGGCTGCGATTAAAAGTTTTAAAGCAGAGTTTTCACAGCAGGTTACCGATTCGCAAGGCGAAGCTATCATGCAAGGTGAGGGGAATATTGCCCTGCAGCAACCTATGATGATCCGCTGGCAGCAACAAAGCCCAGACGATACCTTGTTTGTGTCAAATGGCGACAAAACTTATTACTTCGACAGCTTTGCTGAGCAAGTAACGATTATGAATACCCACAGCCTGATTGATTCAACTCCGTTTGTATTGTTGACCTCAAAAGATCCAGAGCAATGGGCTAAATACCAAGTTGTGGCAACCGATGCAGGTTTTAGCGTCACACCAAACAAAGGCGTTGAGAGCCAAGTTGAGCAACTAGACATTAGCTTTAATGCTAAAGAGCAAGGCCTAGCATCACTGACAGTACTAGATACCTCTGGTCAGCAATCTTTATTTACTTTTAAAGAGGCTAAAGTAAACGAAGCACTTGCAACTCAAACCTTTGAATTTACTATTCCTGAAGGTGTTGAAGTTGACGACCAAAGCCAAGGTGATTAA
- a CDS encoding DNA translocase FtsK, with protein sequence MRLNGVQRLLETGLIISTFAAVFILCALISFDPADPSWSQTGEFVNVKNITGTAGAWVADILLLTFGWLAYLVPVAIQLFGYLLFKQPHRIFQLDYTTLALRVIGFALFITSATAISSINFDDIYNFSSGGVVGDVIATAMMPTFNFTGTSILLLCFFFAGLTLLTGISWVQFVDFVGKWVMKAFYFLREQFSAWLHREKEAVKDIATTEPDANFVEPENEPAISFNDADEEEPKPAKAQQKPAEKADDDFKGFDELDDILDQEIGFSALDDESFDTVSALNALDQSPVVEPEKPVTTVVSPARPMPKPKPAYEPPPTAKEKFEALLEEQPPTNPLPSLDLLDRPDKAKNPLSQEELDGISRLVETKLLDFNIQAAVVGVYPGPVVTRFELDLAPGIKVAKITGLAKDLARSLSAVSVRVVEVIPGKTYVGLELPNKHREIVRLSEVINAPKFESNPSPLTMVLGKDIAGEPVCADLGKMPHLLVAGTTGSGKSVGVNVMILSLLYKSGPDDVRMIMIDPKMLELSVYEGIPHLLCEVVTDMKEAANALRWCVGEMERRYKLMSALGVRNLKGYNQKVLDAKEAGQPILDPLFKDTDGMADGPEELDKLPSIVVVIDEFADMMMIVGKKVEELIARIAQKARAAGIHLVLATQRPSVDVITGLIKANIPTRMAFQVSSKIDSRTILDQQGAENLLGMGDMLYLPPGTSVPVRVHGAFVDDHEVHAVVDDWKKRGKPNYIDEILNGDATEEILLPGETSEDGDEESDPLYDEAVSFVIETGKVSVSSVQRKLRVGYNRAARLVEQMETSGIVSAPGHNGAREVLVPNGGAN encoded by the coding sequence ATGCGCCTAAATGGTGTTCAAAGACTGTTAGAAACGGGGCTAATCATCAGCACCTTTGCTGCAGTATTTATTTTATGTGCATTAATCAGTTTTGATCCTGCGGACCCTTCATGGTCGCAAACCGGTGAATTTGTTAATGTTAAGAATATTACCGGCACAGCGGGAGCTTGGGTTGCAGATATCCTATTACTCACTTTTGGCTGGCTTGCTTATTTAGTGCCTGTTGCTATTCAATTGTTCGGTTATTTATTGTTTAAACAGCCACACCGTATTTTCCAGCTTGATTACACCACGCTTGCCTTACGTGTTATTGGTTTTGCGCTGTTTATTACTTCAGCAACGGCCATCAGCAGCATTAATTTTGATGATATTTATAACTTTTCATCTGGTGGGGTAGTGGGGGATGTTATTGCTACAGCAATGATGCCAACCTTTAATTTTACCGGCACCTCAATTTTATTACTGTGTTTTTTCTTTGCTGGTTTAACCCTATTAACCGGTATTTCGTGGGTGCAATTTGTCGATTTTGTCGGCAAGTGGGTAATGAAAGCATTTTACTTTTTACGTGAGCAATTTTCTGCGTGGCTGCATCGTGAAAAAGAAGCCGTTAAAGATATTGCCACTACAGAGCCAGACGCTAACTTTGTAGAGCCAGAAAACGAGCCAGCTATTAGCTTTAATGATGCTGATGAAGAAGAGCCAAAGCCAGCTAAAGCACAGCAAAAGCCTGCTGAAAAAGCCGATGATGACTTTAAAGGCTTTGATGAGCTTGATGATATTCTTGACCAAGAAATTGGTTTTAGTGCCCTTGATGATGAATCATTCGATACCGTATCGGCACTGAATGCGCTTGATCAGAGCCCAGTTGTTGAGCCCGAAAAACCTGTCACAACGGTTGTTTCGCCTGCGCGCCCTATGCCTAAACCAAAACCTGCATATGAGCCACCACCAACGGCAAAAGAAAAGTTTGAAGCACTGCTTGAAGAGCAGCCGCCTACAAACCCGTTACCATCACTTGATTTATTAGACCGCCCAGATAAAGCGAAAAACCCATTATCTCAAGAAGAGCTTGATGGTATTTCGCGTCTAGTTGAAACCAAATTACTTGATTTTAACATTCAAGCTGCGGTTGTGGGTGTTTACCCAGGTCCGGTTGTAACGCGCTTTGAGCTTGATTTAGCGCCGGGTATTAAAGTAGCTAAAATCACTGGCCTAGCGAAAGATTTAGCGCGTTCACTGTCTGCTGTAAGCGTGCGTGTAGTAGAAGTTATTCCGGGTAAAACCTATGTTGGTTTAGAGCTGCCTAACAAACACCGTGAAATTGTGCGTTTAAGCGAAGTTATTAACGCGCCTAAGTTTGAATCAAACCCATCACCACTGACTATGGTGTTAGGTAAAGACATTGCTGGGGAGCCGGTGTGTGCTGACCTTGGCAAAATGCCACATTTACTTGTTGCGGGTACCACAGGTTCAGGTAAGTCAGTGGGCGTTAATGTAATGATATTAAGCTTACTATACAAATCGGGCCCTGATGATGTTCGTATGATCATGATCGACCCGAAAATGCTTGAACTTTCTGTGTACGAAGGAATCCCACATTTATTATGTGAAGTTGTTACCGACATGAAAGAAGCAGCCAATGCATTGCGTTGGTGTGTAGGCGAAATGGAACGTCGTTATAAGCTTATGTCGGCACTTGGTGTGCGTAATTTAAAAGGTTACAACCAAAAAGTGTTGGATGCCAAAGAAGCGGGTCAACCGATTCTAGATCCACTGTTTAAAGACACCGACGGTATGGCCGATGGCCCTGAAGAGCTAGATAAACTACCAAGTATTGTGGTGGTCATTGACGAATTTGCCGACATGATGATGATCGTGGGTAAAAAAGTGGAAGAGTTGATTGCACGTATCGCGCAAAAAGCCCGTGCTGCGGGTATTCACTTAGTGTTAGCAACACAACGCCCATCGGTTGACGTAATTACAGGTTTGATAAAAGCGAATATTCCAACCCGTATGGCGTTCCAAGTTTCAAGTAAAATTGACTCGCGTACCATTTTAGATCAGCAAGGCGCTGAAAACTTACTTGGTATGGGTGACATGCTTTACTTACCGCCAGGTACCAGTGTACCAGTGCGTGTGCATGGCGCGTTTGTAGACGACCACGAAGTTCATGCGGTCGTAGATGATTGGAAAAAACGTGGCAAACCAAATTATATTGATGAAATTTTAAATGGCGATGCCACAGAAGAAATTTTATTACCAGGAGAAACCAGTGAAGACGGTGATGAAGAGTCAGATCCGCTTTACGATGAAGCAGTATCATTTGTAATTGAAACCGGCAAAGTGTCGGTATCGAGTGTACAGCGTAAGCTTCGTGTAGGTTATAACCGCGCAGCTCGCTTAGTTGAACAAATGGAAACATCAGGCATTGTTAGCGCACCAGGACACAACGGTGCCCGCGAAGTCTTAGTGCCAAATGGTGGAGCAAATTAA
- the lrp gene encoding leucine-responsive transcriptional regulator Lrp, which translates to MHQLLDRIDRKILMELQLDGRISNVELARRVGLSATPCLERVKKLEREGYILGYKAVVDPAKLGQGLSVYVEVTITKTSPDVFEEFNAAVKKHDEIIECHLVSGNFDFLLKTRVNDMSEYRNVLGDILLKLPNVSESRTYVVMEEVKGEEGVIIRPYIA; encoded by the coding sequence ATGCATCAATTACTCGACAGAATAGACCGTAAAATTTTAATGGAATTACAGCTCGATGGTCGGATCTCTAACGTAGAGCTGGCAAGGCGTGTAGGGCTAAGTGCCACCCCTTGTTTGGAGCGGGTAAAAAAGCTCGAAAGAGAGGGTTATATACTCGGATATAAAGCAGTAGTGGATCCTGCTAAACTTGGCCAAGGTTTGTCGGTTTATGTAGAAGTAACCATCACCAAAACCTCACCAGATGTTTTTGAAGAGTTCAACGCTGCGGTTAAAAAGCACGACGAAATAATTGAATGCCATCTAGTGTCGGGTAATTTCGATTTTCTATTAAAAACACGTGTAAATGATATGTCGGAATATCGAAATGTACTGGGTGATATTCTACTAAAACTACCAAATGTCAGTGAAAGCCGAACTTATGTGGTAATGGAAGAAGTAAAAGGTGAAGAAGGGGTCATTATTCGCCCATATATTGCCTAA
- the ald gene encoding alanine dehydrogenase — translation MIIGVPKEIKNHEYRVGMVPASVRELVNHGHQVFVETDAGMGIGFTNEDYVAAGAEILPTAADVFAKAEMIVKVKEPQAVERAMLREDQILFTYLHLAPDLPQTEDLVKSGAVCIAYETVTDSRGGLPLLAPMSEVAGRMSIQAGAQALEKSNHGRGMLLGGVPGVEPAKVVVIGGGMVGRSAAQMAVGLGADVVVLDRNIDVLRALDAQFGNKVKAIYSTADALEKHVLEADLVIGGVLIPGAAAPKLVTAEHIKAMKPGSAIVDVAIDQGGCIATSKATTHADPTYIVDDVVHYCVANMPGAVPRTSTFALNNATLPFIINLANKGYKKALLDDANFLKGLNVIKGKVTYKEVAEAFNMEYVDPRTAVENA, via the coding sequence ATGATTATTGGTGTACCTAAAGAAATCAAAAACCATGAATACCGTGTAGGTATGGTTCCTGCGAGTGTTCGTGAACTAGTAAACCATGGCCACCAAGTGTTTGTTGAAACTGATGCTGGTATGGGCATTGGCTTCACTAACGAAGATTATGTTGCAGCTGGTGCTGAAATTTTACCAACAGCAGCAGACGTTTTTGCTAAAGCTGAAATGATCGTTAAAGTAAAAGAGCCACAAGCTGTTGAGCGTGCAATGTTACGCGAAGACCAAATCCTATTTACTTACCTTCACTTAGCACCGGATCTTCCACAAACTGAAGACCTAGTTAAAAGTGGCGCAGTGTGTATCGCTTACGAAACAGTAACTGATTCACGTGGCGGTTTACCTCTTCTTGCTCCTATGAGTGAAGTTGCAGGTCGTATGTCTATCCAAGCTGGTGCACAAGCGCTTGAAAAATCAAACCACGGCCGTGGTATGTTACTTGGTGGTGTACCAGGTGTTGAGCCAGCTAAAGTTGTTGTTATCGGCGGCGGCATGGTTGGTCGTAGCGCAGCGCAAATGGCTGTTGGCCTAGGTGCTGATGTTGTTGTTCTTGACCGTAACATCGACGTACTACGTGCATTAGACGCACAGTTCGGTAATAAAGTTAAAGCTATCTACTCTACTGCTGACGCATTAGAAAAACACGTACTAGAAGCTGACCTTGTGATCGGTGGCGTACTAATCCCAGGTGCAGCGGCGCCTAAACTAGTTACAGCTGAGCACATCAAAGCAATGAAGCCTGGTTCTGCAATCGTTGACGTTGCAATCGACCAAGGTGGTTGTATCGCAACTTCTAAAGCGACAACTCACGCTGATCCTACTTACATCGTTGATGACGTTGTTCACTATTGTGTTGCTAACATGCCAGGTGCTGTTCCACGTACTTCTACGTTCGCACTTAACAACGCAACATTACCGTTCATCATCAACCTTGCTAACAAAGGCTACAAGAAAGCGCTTCTTGACGATGCAAACTTCTTAAAAGGCTTGAACGTGATCAAAGGTAAAGTAACTTATAAAGAAGTAGCTGAAGCTTTCAACATGGAATATGTTGACCCACGTACAGCAGTTGAAAATGCTTAA
- the rluB gene encoding 23S rRNA pseudouridine(2605) synthase RluB: MSNVETEKLQKVLARAGVGSRREMEKYIDANRVSVNGKVARLGDRVEATDIIRVDGHVVKIEDKDDRICRVLMYNKPEGELCTRKDPEGRRTVFDRLPRVDGERWIAVGRLDINTAGLMLFTNDGELANRLMHPSYEVEREYSARVFGEVTNETLRTLTKGVELEDGPAKFLNIKPMGGEGINRWFNVTLTEGRNREVRRLWQSQDVEVSRLIRIRYGKLELDKRLPQGGWAELDLDTVNYLRKTVQLGRETQTKLSVIPEKRKDKRAKINQIRKAVKKHNQRAKQTKRR; the protein is encoded by the coding sequence ATGAGTAATGTAGAAACTGAAAAGTTACAAAAAGTATTAGCCCGTGCTGGCGTGGGTTCACGTCGTGAAATGGAAAAATACATCGATGCCAACCGTGTGAGCGTGAATGGTAAAGTGGCACGTTTAGGTGACCGTGTTGAAGCAACCGATATAATTCGAGTTGACGGTCACGTGGTAAAAATTGAAGACAAAGACGACCGTATTTGTCGTGTGCTTATGTATAACAAACCAGAAGGCGAGTTATGTACACGTAAAGACCCTGAAGGCCGTCGTACGGTATTTGACCGTTTACCACGTGTCGATGGTGAACGCTGGATTGCAGTTGGCCGACTAGATATTAATACCGCTGGTTTAATGCTGTTTACTAACGATGGTGAACTTGCTAACCGTTTAATGCACCCAAGCTACGAAGTAGAGCGTGAGTACTCAGCTCGTGTGTTTGGTGAAGTGACTAACGAAACGCTACGCACTTTAACTAAAGGTGTTGAGCTTGAAGATGGCCCTGCAAAATTCTTGAACATCAAACCTATGGGTGGTGAAGGTATCAACCGTTGGTTCAATGTGACTTTAACAGAAGGCCGTAACCGCGAAGTACGTCGTTTATGGCAATCACAAGATGTTGAAGTATCGCGTCTTATCCGTATTCGTTACGGTAAATTAGAGCTTGATAAGCGCTTGCCACAAGGTGGTTGGGCTGAACTTGATTTAGACACGGTTAACTATTTACGTAAAACAGTACAACTAGGGCGCGAAACGCAAACTAAGCTGTCGGTTATTCCTGAAAAGCGTAAAGACAAACGTGCCAAAATTAACCAAATCCGTAAGGCGGTTAAAAAGCACAATCAACGCGCTAAACAAACTAAGCGTCGTTAA
- the scpB gene encoding SMC-Scp complex subunit ScpB, with protein MATKRISDEQLVEIIEAAIFVAGKPVSKRHLKETVLADLSVSMPRINNAIEQIQTHYQTRGIKLVAVGSGYRFQACASLAPWLANLWQERAPKYSRALLETLSLIAYRQPITRGEIEQVRGVAVGSGIIKTLLEREWVRVVGHKEVPGRPALYATTSAFLDYFSLAGLDELPPLPELQESKINQLLSDPSVRELSE; from the coding sequence ATGGCCACAAAACGTATCAGTGATGAACAGTTAGTCGAAATCATAGAAGCCGCGATTTTTGTTGCTGGAAAACCTGTGTCTAAACGTCATTTAAAAGAGACAGTATTAGCTGATTTAAGCGTATCTATGCCGCGCATTAATAATGCAATTGAACAAATTCAAACGCATTATCAAACCCGAGGCATTAAGCTTGTTGCAGTAGGCAGCGGTTACAGGTTTCAAGCCTGCGCTAGTTTAGCGCCCTGGCTGGCAAACTTATGGCAAGAGCGCGCACCTAAATACTCACGAGCACTACTAGAAACTTTATCCTTGATTGCCTATAGACAACCTATTACCCGTGGTGAAATTGAACAAGTACGGGGGGTTGCTGTTGGCTCAGGAATTATTAAAACCTTATTAGAAAGAGAGTGGGTTAGAGTTGTTGGCCATAAAGAGGTGCCTGGGCGCCCAGCGTTGTATGCCACAACATCCGCTTTCTTAGATTATTTTTCATTAGCTGGTTTAGATGAATTACCGCCGTTACCTGAACTTCAGGAGAGTAAAATCAACCAGTTATTGAGCGATCCTTCTGTGAGAGAACTATCTGAATGA